From Schizosaccharomyces pombe strain 972h- genome assembly, chromosome: II, the proteins below share one genomic window:
- the fbp1 gene encoding fructose-1,6-bisphosphatase Fbp1 → MKKDLDEIDTDIVTLSSFILQEQRRYNQKHKNEEGKPCIIQEASGELSLLLNSLQFSFKFIANTIRKAELVNLIGLSGIVNSTGDEQKKLDKICNDIFITAMKSNGCCKLIVSEEEEDLIVVDSNGSYAVTCDPIDGSSNIDAGVSVGTIFGIYKLRPGSQGDISDVLRPGKEMVAAGYTMYGASAHLLLTTGHRVNGFTLDTDIGEFILTHRNMKMPLQHSIYSINEGYTAFWDEKIARFIAHLKESTPDKKPYSARYIGSMVADMHRTILYGGLFAYPCSKGNNGKLRLLYECFPMAFLVEQAGGIAVNDKGDRILDLVPKTLHGKSSIWLGSKHEVEEYINFIK, encoded by the coding sequence ATGAAAAAAGATCTCGACGAAATCGACACTGACATTGTCACACTTTCCTCCTTTATTTTGCAGGAACAGCGCCGATACAATCAGAAGcataaaaatgaagaaggaaaacCTTGCATTATTCAAGAGGCTAGTGGGGAATTGTCATTACTGCTAAACAGTTTACAATTCAGCTTCAAATTCATCGCCAACACCATTCGTAAAGCAGAGTTGGTAAATCTCATTGGTTTATCGGGAATCGTCAATTCCACTGGCGATGAACAAAAGAAGCTAGATAAAATTTGCAATGATATCTTCATTACTGCGATGAAGTCGAACGGATGCTGCAAACTCATCGTTAGtgaagaagaggaggaTCTTATCGTAGTTGATAGCAACGGTTCCTATGCCGTCACTTGCGATCCCATCGATGGCTCTTCCAACATTGACGCCGGTGTTAGTGTAGGTACCATATTTGGTATCTATAAACTGCGACCCGGCAGTCAAGGCGATATTAGCGATGTCTTAAGGCCTGGTAAAGAAATGGTTGCTGCTGGCTATACTATGTATGGTGCTTCGGCTCATTTATTGCTTACCACAGGTCATCGTGTCAATGGCTTCACCTTGGACACTGATATTGGCGAATTCATCTTGACCCATCGAAACATGAAAATGCCTTTGCAACATAGTATTTATTCCATTAATGAGGGTTACACTGCATTTTGGGATGAAAAAATCGCTCGTTTTATTGCTCATCTCAAAGAAAGCACACCAGACAAAAAACCATACTCTGCTCGATACATTGGTTCTATGGTCGCCGATATGCACCGTACCATTCTTTATGGTGGGTTGTTTGCTTATCCATGCTCAAAAGGAAATAACGGAAAGTTGAGACTTCTTTACGAATGTTTCCCCATGGCCTTCCTTGTTGAACAAGCAGGAGGTATTGCGGTAAACGACAAAGGAGATCGCATTCTGGATTTGGTACCCAAAACATTACACGGAAAAAGCAGTATTTGGCTTGGAAGTAAACATGAAGTCGAGGaatatattaatttcataaaatag